From Pusillibacter faecalis, one genomic window encodes:
- a CDS encoding virulence-associated E family protein, whose product MNAMQPPQSVEEIKAGLETTEKGGVRQSIRNCLTVFQRDPLLSGAIAYNILTDRKDIIKPIGFHRESTALNDTDMKYLLLYLEETYGLTNEKKIDNAIGIVANENKYHPIRDYLNTLVWDGTERIRFCLRHFLGADADDYTYEALKLFLLGAISRAFQPGCKFEIMLCLVGGQGAGKSTFFRLLAVRDEWFSDDLRKLDDDNVYRKLQGHWIIEMSEMMATANAKSIEEIKSFLSRQKEVYKIPYETHPADRPRQCVFGGTSNALDFLPLDRSGNRRFIPVMVYPEQAEVHILEDEAASRAYIEQMWAEAMEIYRSGRFKLAFSPAMQRYLKEHQRDFMPEDTKAGMIQAYLDKYTGSMVCSKQLYKEALNHAFDEPKQWEIREINEIMNQCIDRWRYFPNPRMFSEYGRQKGWERENPATDSGNPSEKTMDGFVEVTEQMELPF is encoded by the coding sequence ATGAACGCCATGCAGCCGCCACAGAGCGTTGAGGAAATCAAGGCGGGGCTGGAAACTACCGAGAAAGGCGGTGTCCGTCAGAGCATACGGAACTGCCTGACCGTATTCCAGCGTGACCCTCTGCTTTCCGGGGCTATCGCATACAACATCCTGACCGACCGCAAGGACATCATAAAGCCCATCGGCTTCCACAGAGAAAGCACCGCCCTGAACGATACGGACATGAAGTATCTGCTTCTTTATCTGGAAGAAACCTATGGGCTTACCAATGAGAAAAAGATTGATAATGCCATCGGGATTGTGGCGAATGAAAACAAGTACCATCCCATCCGGGACTATCTCAATACTCTTGTGTGGGATGGGACAGAGCGAATCCGTTTCTGCCTGCGGCACTTTCTGGGGGCTGACGCAGATGATTACACCTATGAAGCATTGAAGCTGTTCCTGTTGGGTGCAATCTCACGAGCCTTTCAGCCAGGGTGCAAATTTGAAATCATGCTCTGTCTGGTAGGCGGTCAGGGGGCTGGCAAGTCCACCTTCTTCCGTCTGCTGGCAGTCCGGGACGAGTGGTTCTCCGATGATTTGCGGAAGCTGGACGATGACAATGTGTACCGCAAGCTGCAAGGTCACTGGATTATCGAAATGTCGGAAATGATGGCAACCGCAAACGCCAAGAGCATCGAAGAAATCAAGTCATTTTTAAGCCGGCAGAAGGAGGTCTACAAGATACCCTATGAAACCCACCCGGCAGACCGCCCCCGCCAGTGCGTGTTTGGCGGCACTTCCAATGCTCTTGACTTCCTGCCCCTTGACCGTTCCGGCAATCGCCGCTTTATCCCCGTCATGGTGTACCCGGAACAAGCCGAGGTTCACATTTTGGAGGATGAAGCTGCTTCCAGAGCCTATATCGAGCAAATGTGGGCAGAAGCTATGGAGATTTACCGAAGCGGCAGGTTCAAGCTGGCTTTCAGCCCCGCCATGCAGCGGTATCTCAAAGAACACCAGCGGGATTTTATGCCGGAGGACACCAAAGCCGGGATGATACAGGCGTATCTTGATAAGTACACCGGGAGCATGGTCTGCTCCAAGCAGCTCTACAAGGAAGCCTTGAACCATGCCTTTGACGAGCCGAAGCAATGGGAAATCCGGGAAATCAACGAGATTATGAACCAGTGCATTGACCGCTGGCGGTACTTCCCGAACCCAAGAATGTTTTCCGAATATGGCAGACAAAAGGGCTGGGAGCGAGAAAACCCGGCAACGGACTCCGGCAACCCGTCTGAAAAAACGATGGACGGTTTTGTGGAGGTCACAGAACAGATGGAGCTTCCATTCTGA
- a CDS encoding PrgI family protein: MPYVNVPNDLSKIKTKIAFNLTKRQLVCFGIGAAIGVPTYLLIRQAIGNTGALFAMLAIMLPAFLLAMYEKDGLPFEKVIRNIIRVKFTRPGIRPYRTENIYAPFARKEEPIEQSKKAEKHK; this comes from the coding sequence ATGCCCTATGTGAATGTCCCAAATGACCTTTCCAAAATCAAGACAAAGATCGCGTTTAACCTCACCAAACGGCAGCTTGTTTGTTTCGGCATCGGAGCTGCTATCGGTGTTCCCACCTATCTTTTGATCCGGCAGGCCATCGGCAACACCGGGGCGCTGTTCGCTATGCTGGCGATCATGCTCCCGGCGTTTCTGCTGGCGATGTATGAAAAGGACGGCCTGCCCTTTGAAAAGGTGATCCGCAACATCATCCGGGTCAAGTTTACCCGCCCCGGCATCCGCCCGTATCGGACAGAAAATATCTACGCCCCATTTGCACGGAAGGAGGAGCCTATTGAGCAAAGCAAAAAAGCAGAGAAACACAAGTAA
- a CDS encoding tweety protein, with amino-acid sequence MNLCFVFCHRQLSSIHENSQTEGVGNEVRQRASKDLANNLNLAVVTIYTFLLFFCCFGCYKGEKPGNKGFSPATGSATG; translated from the coding sequence ATGAATCTCTGTTTTGTTTTTTGCCATAGGCAGTTATCCTCCATACATGAAAATAGCCAGACAGAGGGTGTCGGCAACGAAGTCCGGCAACGGGCTTCAAAAGACCTTGCAAACAATCTCAATCTGGCGGTGGTTACTATTTATACTTTTCTTTTATTTTTCTGTTGTTTTGGTTGTTATAAGGGAGAAAAGCCCGGAAATAAGGGGTTTTCCCCGGCAACCGGCTCGGCAACGGGATAG
- a CDS encoding DNA-methyltransferase produces MTLGQNVPKLDALHLMDGIKGLRSLPKHSVDMLLTDPPYGTTRNFWDVPLPLPELWEAVRWAVKPNGAILFFAQCPFDKVLGASNLAMLRYEWVWYKSRATGFLNANRAPLKKSENVLVFYQKSPVYHPQFTYGEPYRKTNPRSGCSTNYGKFERTGSESSDGRRYPGNVLFVPTVTGGIHPTQKPVELCEYFIKTYTDEGEVVADICAGSGTTAVAAMNTSRRFICFENAPSIYTIATQRIEQARLAMAGGGKGE; encoded by the coding sequence ATGACCTTGGGACAAAATGTCCCAAAGCTGGATGCGCTGCACCTCATGGACGGGATCAAGGGCTTGCGCTCTCTGCCAAAACATAGCGTGGATATGCTCTTGACCGATCCGCCCTACGGCACGACCCGGAACTTTTGGGATGTGCCGCTGCCGCTCCCGGAGCTGTGGGAGGCGGTGCGCTGGGCGGTAAAACCCAACGGAGCCATCCTGTTTTTCGCTCAATGCCCCTTTGATAAGGTGCTGGGCGCATCCAACCTCGCCATGCTCCGCTATGAGTGGGTGTGGTACAAGTCCCGGGCAACAGGCTTTCTCAATGCCAACCGTGCGCCGCTGAAAAAGTCCGAGAACGTTCTGGTGTTCTATCAGAAGTCCCCGGTGTACCATCCGCAATTCACCTATGGGGAGCCGTACCGCAAGACCAATCCCCGTAGCGGGTGCAGTACAAACTACGGCAAGTTTGAACGGACAGGCTCAGAGTCCAGCGACGGACGGCGGTATCCGGGGAATGTGCTGTTTGTGCCGACGGTGACGGGCGGCATCCATCCCACGCAAAAGCCCGTGGAGCTGTGCGAGTATTTCATCAAAACCTATACCGACGAAGGAGAGGTGGTGGCGGACATCTGCGCGGGCAGCGGCACGACTGCCGTTGCCGCCATGAACACAAGCCGCCGCTTCATCTGCTTTGAAAATGCCCCCTCCATCTACACCATCGCCACCCAGCGCATCGAGCAGGCGCGGCTGGCTATGGCCGGGGGCGGGAAAGGAGAATAG
- a CDS encoding MT-A70 family methyltransferase encodes MAIEKYPIIYADPPWRYSAKKVQGAAENHYPTMSIDELCALPVAELAAKDSALFMWTTFPQLPEALRLIRAWGFTYKSVAFVWLKKNRKADSWFYGLGFWTRANAEICLLATKGHPKRQAADIHQFIISPIEAHSKKPDETRDKIVALMGELPRVELFARQATPGWDVWGNEVEPTIPDFGTSCPKLEVNK; translated from the coding sequence ATAGCTATCGAAAAATACCCCATCATTTACGCCGACCCGCCGTGGCGCTACTCGGCTAAGAAAGTGCAGGGCGCGGCGGAAAATCACTACCCCACCATGAGCATTGATGAATTGTGTGCGCTGCCTGTGGCCGAGCTTGCGGCCAAGGACAGCGCCCTTTTCATGTGGACGACCTTTCCCCAGCTCCCGGAGGCCCTGCGGCTTATCCGTGCGTGGGGCTTCACCTATAAATCCGTTGCGTTCGTCTGGCTGAAGAAAAACCGCAAGGCGGACAGTTGGTTTTATGGGCTGGGTTTCTGGACGCGGGCAAACGCCGAGATCTGCCTGCTGGCGACCAAGGGCCACCCCAAACGGCAGGCTGCCGACATTCACCAGTTTATCATTTCGCCCATCGAGGCCCACAGCAAAAAGCCAGATGAAACGCGGGACAAGATCGTTGCCCTTATGGGCGAGCTGCCCCGTGTGGAACTGTTCGCACGGCAGGCCACTCCCGGCTGGGATGTGTGGGGCAACGAGGTAGAGCCGACGATCCCGGACTTTGGGACAAGTTGTCCCAAACTGGAGGTGAACAAATAA
- a CDS encoding Maff2 family mobile element protein encodes MAGGGIIVLGTTLIPLLSTLF; translated from the coding sequence ATGGCGGGCGGCGGCATCATCGTGCTTGGTACGACCCTGATCCCTCTGCTGTCTACCCTGTTTTAA
- a CDS encoding C40 family peptidase, whose translation MSEQTSNPTSGQNVPKSKFRWKSRQEQTAASKLRMERRGEKLDAAREKLAKQKPPKKPGAVKRLAHTAGHGVHGFVHGKLYEVEHENVGTEGAHRSELAAESVYRFGRRKLRKAIREHPAKAVERAESKHIKATADYYYRKTVEEHPEMQEGGAVSRYLQKQKIKRQYAKQAREAAQQTAKAAEGTASVTGKLAEKVSAYIKEHPGGLLLLLAAFLLLVVLQSCMSSLVTVGNGVAGAIGASTYAAEDTDLLGAEAAYCALEDELQRYLDTYTRTHDYDEYHFDLDTIEHDPYVLLSIVCALHEGAWTLDEVRGTLQMLFDRQYILTEDVVVERRYYLETDTWTDEDGNTHSDTYRVYYDYYICTVTLENFNLSHLPVYLMGEETLSRYALYMATLGNRPDLFPSSPYVGKYTSKPPAHEIPEDYLADETFAAILKEAEKYVGYPYVWGGSSPSTSFDCSGFVSYVYNQCGWDFGRLGAQGLYNISARTSSPKPGDLVFFTGTYDTPGISHVGIYVGDGWMLHCGDPISYANLNTSYWQSHFCAYGKLF comes from the coding sequence ATGAGCGAACAGACGAGTAACCCCACTTCGGGACAAAATGTCCCGAAGTCCAAGTTTCGGTGGAAAAGCCGGCAGGAGCAAACGGCGGCGTCCAAGCTGCGGATGGAGCGCCGGGGCGAGAAGCTGGACGCCGCCCGGGAGAAGCTGGCAAAGCAGAAGCCGCCGAAAAAGCCCGGGGCGGTCAAGCGCCTTGCCCACACCGCCGGACACGGCGTCCACGGCTTTGTGCATGGCAAGCTCTATGAGGTCGAGCATGAAAATGTCGGCACGGAGGGCGCACACCGTTCCGAGCTGGCGGCGGAGTCCGTGTACCGCTTCGGCAGGCGCAAGCTCCGCAAGGCCATCCGGGAACACCCGGCAAAAGCCGTGGAGCGTGCCGAGAGCAAGCATATCAAGGCCACGGCGGACTATTACTACCGCAAGACCGTGGAGGAACACCCGGAAATGCAGGAGGGCGGCGCGGTGTCCCGGTATCTGCAAAAGCAGAAGATCAAGCGCCAGTACGCAAAGCAGGCGCGGGAGGCTGCCCAGCAGACCGCCAAGGCTGCCGAGGGTACGGCGTCCGTTACGGGCAAGCTGGCGGAAAAAGTGTCCGCCTACATTAAGGAACACCCCGGCGGGCTGCTTCTGCTGCTGGCGGCGTTTCTGCTGCTGGTGGTGCTGCAATCGTGTATGTCCTCGCTGGTGACGGTGGGCAACGGCGTGGCCGGAGCCATCGGCGCGTCTACCTATGCCGCCGAGGACACTGACCTGCTGGGGGCGGAGGCCGCCTACTGCGCTCTGGAGGACGAGCTGCAACGCTACCTCGACACCTACACCCGCACCCACGACTACGACGAATACCATTTTGACCTCGACACCATTGAACACGATCCCTATGTGCTGCTGTCCATCGTCTGCGCGCTCCATGAGGGCGCGTGGACGCTGGACGAGGTGCGGGGGACGCTCCAAATGCTCTTTGACCGCCAGTACATTTTGACCGAGGATGTGGTGGTGGAACGGCGGTATTACTTGGAAACGGACACTTGGACAGACGAGGACGGCAACACCCACAGCGACACCTACCGGGTGTATTACGATTATTACATCTGCACCGTGACGCTGGAAAACTTCAATCTCTCCCATCTGCCCGTTTACCTCATGGGCGAGGAAACCCTGTCCCGGTATGCCTTATACATGGCGACGCTGGGCAACCGTCCCGACCTGTTCCCGTCCTCGCCCTATGTTGGAAAATACACCAGCAAGCCCCCGGCACATGAGATCCCGGAGGACTACCTTGCCGATGAAACCTTTGCCGCCATTCTGAAAGAAGCGGAGAAGTATGTGGGCTATCCCTATGTGTGGGGCGGCAGCAGCCCGTCCACATCCTTTGACTGCTCCGGCTTCGTCAGCTATGTCTACAACCAATGCGGCTGGGACTTCGGGCGGCTGGGGGCGCAGGGGCTATACAACATCTCCGCACGGACAAGCAGCCCCAAACCCGGCGACTTGGTGTTCTTCACGGGGACTTATGACACGCCGGGGATTTCCCATGTGGGCATCTATGTGGGCGACGGCTGGATGCTTCATTGTGGCGACCCCATCAGCTATGCCAACCTCAACACGAGTTACTGGCAGTCCCATTTCTGCGCCTACGGAAAACTATTTTGA
- a CDS encoding recombinase family protein has translation MAMMNEMEYRTIGSALAGGYRAAVYCRLSKDDDLQGESASIANQRDMLEKYCEKQGWEVVAVYQDDGFTGLNMERPDLQRMLRAIERRQINLVITKDLSRLGRNYLQTGHLIEDFFPRNGVRYIAMNDGIDTLRDNNDIAPFKNILNEMYSKDISKKVHSSYLLKAQKGQFTGCLAPFGYRKDPEDKNHLLIDEETAPIVRLIFGYALNGHGPNYIRRRLEEEKIPCPTWWNRERGLRNTRTKWEKKDPENGRYMWDFSVIKDLLMNPVYTGAIASQKKDYRFKIGTIGEKKPEDWIVVEGQHEPLIDRMSFDIVQNKLKSRQRPGQTNEISLFAGLIKCGECGKSLTIRYTNAKHPQQIYSCKTYNAFGKNHCTQHRIDYDTLYSHVLRKIRECARAALMDGKAVADRLTNTCEAEQREQREAMERSLTRDEERIEVLDKMVMRLYEDMIAGRISEQNFNTMLEKTQTEQTELKAKVSEGRKRLSDEAQLANDAKQWVEAIQEYANITELDAATLNRLIKEIVVHERIDEDKTRHISIEIHFNLKPIPEVEQVTA, from the coding sequence ATGGCTATGATGAACGAAATGGAATACAGAACAATCGGTTCGGCACTTGCCGGGGGCTATCGTGCGGCGGTCTATTGCAGGCTGTCAAAGGACGATGACCTGCAAGGCGAAAGTGCCAGTATCGCAAACCAGCGTGATATGCTGGAAAAATACTGCGAAAAGCAGGGATGGGAGGTTGTGGCAGTCTATCAGGACGATGGTTTCACAGGTCTTAATATGGAGCGTCCTGATTTACAGAGAATGTTGAGAGCCATTGAGCGCAGGCAAATCAACCTTGTCATCACGAAAGACCTCAGCCGACTGGGGCGTAACTATCTGCAAACCGGGCATTTGATTGAGGACTTTTTCCCAAGAAACGGTGTCCGCTATATCGCCATGAATGACGGTATCGACACCCTGCGTGATAACAACGATATTGCCCCGTTCAAGAATATCCTGAACGAGATGTACAGCAAGGATATTTCCAAGAAAGTCCATTCCTCTTATCTTCTGAAAGCGCAGAAAGGACAGTTTACCGGGTGTCTTGCCCCGTTTGGGTATCGGAAAGACCCGGAGGACAAAAACCATCTGCTCATTGACGAGGAAACCGCCCCGATTGTGCGGCTGATTTTCGGATATGCCCTAAACGGTCATGGTCCGAACTATATCCGCAGACGGCTGGAGGAAGAAAAAATCCCCTGCCCCACATGGTGGAACCGGGAACGGGGGCTTCGCAATACCCGAACCAAATGGGAAAAGAAAGACCCGGAAAACGGACGGTATATGTGGGACTTCTCCGTTATCAAAGACCTTTTGATGAATCCCGTTTACACCGGGGCGATTGCTTCCCAGAAAAAAGACTACCGTTTCAAAATCGGCACGATTGGGGAAAAGAAGCCGGAGGACTGGATTGTAGTGGAGGGACAGCATGAACCGCTGATTGACCGCATGAGCTTTGACATTGTGCAGAACAAGCTGAAATCCCGCCAGCGTCCGGGGCAGACCAATGAAATCAGCCTGTTTGCCGGACTGATAAAATGCGGCGAGTGTGGGAAGTCGCTGACGATACGCTATACAAACGCAAAACATCCCCAGCAGATTTATTCCTGCAAGACCTACAATGCCTTTGGAAAGAACCACTGCACCCAGCACCGGATTGACTATGACACCCTTTACAGCCATGTGCTGCGAAAAATCCGGGAATGTGCCAGAGCTGCCCTGATGGACGGGAAAGCGGTTGCCGACCGCCTGACTAATACCTGTGAAGCCGAGCAGCGGGAACAGCGGGAAGCAATGGAACGCTCCCTTACAAGGGACGAGGAACGGATTGAGGTTCTGGATAAAATGGTCATGCGGCTTTATGAGGATATGATTGCAGGGCGTATCAGTGAGCAGAATTTCAACACCATGCTGGAAAAGACACAGACCGAGCAGACGGAGCTTAAAGCAAAAGTGTCCGAGGGCAGGAAGCGGCTGTCCGATGAAGCCCAGCTTGCCAATGACGCAAAACAATGGGTGGAAGCCATTCAGGAATATGCCAACATTACAGAGCTGGACGCAGCCACCCTTAACCGCTTAATCAAAGAAATCGTCGTGCATGAGCGCATTGACGAAGATAAAACAAGACACATTTCTATCGAAATTCATTTTAATCTCAAACCCATCCCAGAGGTGGAACAGGTCACTGCCTGA
- a CDS encoding DUF4315 family protein: MAISKSAKIQAEIEKVMAKINEQQARLKELEQKKLEAENSEIVEIVRGMSVSLTDLPVLLQTIKSGGTLGQNVPKSADKEDSE; encoded by the coding sequence ATGGCTATCTCCAAAAGTGCAAAAATTCAGGCCGAGATTGAAAAGGTCATGGCCAAAATCAACGAGCAGCAGGCACGGCTCAAGGAGCTGGAACAGAAAAAGCTGGAGGCCGAGAACAGCGAGATCGTGGAGATCGTGCGCGGTATGAGCGTTTCGCTCACCGACCTGCCCGTGCTGCTTCAGACCATCAAGAGCGGCGGCACTTTGGGACAGAATGTCCCGAAGTCTGCGGATAAGGAGGACAGCGAATGA
- a CDS encoding VirB6/TrbL-like conjugal transfer protein, CD1112 family has product MGFLTDWLTDWLKELLIEGIMGNLTGLFDTVNSRVGEIAVQVGTTPAAWNAGVFSLIRQLSETVILPIAGLILTFVATYELIQLIIEKNNLHDLDYWIFFKWIFKTACAILILSNTFNIVMAVFDVSQSVIARAAGIVQGSTDISEAMLADLEATLETLGLGSLLGLWLQSLLIHVTMWAINIVIFVIVYGRMIEIYLLTSLAPIPVATLSNRELGNTGQNYLKSLFAVGFQGLLILVCVAIYAVLIQGIATGGDPIGAIWGCMGYSVLLCFCLFKTGSIARSVFSAH; this is encoded by the coding sequence ATGGGATTTCTCACCGACTGGCTGACAGACTGGCTAAAAGAGCTGCTGATCGAGGGGATCATGGGCAACCTCACGGGGCTTTTTGATACGGTCAATTCCCGTGTCGGAGAGATTGCGGTGCAAGTGGGAACCACCCCGGCGGCATGGAACGCCGGGGTGTTCTCCCTGATCCGGCAGCTTTCTGAAACGGTGATACTGCCGATTGCCGGTCTGATCCTCACCTTTGTTGCCACCTATGAGCTGATCCAGCTCATTATCGAGAAGAACAACCTGCATGATCTGGACTACTGGATCTTCTTCAAGTGGATATTCAAAACGGCCTGCGCCATTTTGATTTTGTCCAACACTTTCAATATCGTTATGGCCGTGTTCGATGTGTCCCAAAGCGTCATCGCTCGGGCAGCCGGGATCGTGCAGGGCTCAACGGATATTTCGGAGGCCATGCTTGCCGACTTGGAGGCCACGCTGGAAACGCTGGGGCTTGGCTCTCTGCTGGGGCTGTGGCTGCAATCCCTGCTCATTCATGTGACCATGTGGGCGATCAATATCGTGATCTTCGTGATCGTCTATGGCCGCATGATCGAGATATACCTGCTGACCAGCTTAGCCCCCATCCCCGTTGCTACGCTCTCTAACCGGGAGCTGGGCAATACCGGGCAGAACTATTTGAAGTCCCTGTTCGCCGTGGGCTTTCAAGGGCTATTGATCCTCGTCTGTGTTGCCATTTATGCGGTGCTGATACAGGGCATCGCCACGGGCGGCGACCCCATCGGCGCGATATGGGGCTGCATGGGCTATTCCGTGTTGCTCTGCTTCTGCCTGTTCAAGACTGGCTCCATCGCTCGCAGCGTGTTCAGCGCACATTAA
- a CDS encoding VirB4-like conjugal transfer ATPase, CD1110 family: protein MSKAKKQRNTSKHRVLSAQQTIPYIAMHPDGICQLPGGLYTKTLEYEDINYAVASTEDQTAIISGWSACLNYFDSSLPFQLSFVNRRSRNANRYKVNIPAQEDDFNSIRGEYVEMLKGQIAKSNNGIERYKYITFGLPAEGVAEARPRLGRVEADVMGNLKRLGVQSRPLDGRDRLAVLHGQMHPGGREPFRFAWKDIPKAGMGTKDYIAPDSFDFRQSRTFRVGQMWGAASYLQIMASELSDKLLAEILELDAELTVTMHIQTVDQLKAIKTIKGKISDIGRMKAEEQKKAVRAGYDMEILPPDLITFSKDAAELLSDLQSRNERMFLLTFTVVNLAPTRQRLENDVFTVSGIAQKYNCALRRLDWQQEQGFVSSLALGYNGIEIQRGMTTSSTAIFIPFMTRELRMDGQALYYGMNALSNNVIMADRKKLKSANGMYLGSTGSGKSFAAKRELINVFLTTKDRIIVVDPMGEYAPLVRRLGGQVIEIAPDSPHHISPMDLQMNINDEDSPLSMKADFLLSLCELIVGGKEGLQPIEKTVIDRCVRLVYREMALGLEPAKTPLLQDLYEELLRQPEPEARRVATALELYCTGSLNLFNHPTNVDLNSRVVCIVLKGLGENLRKIAMHTTNEFVTAAVNANHTEGVATWCYFDEFHILLRDPLTASYFVTVWKMLRKKGCVPSALTQNVKDLLASREIENILDNTDFMVLLSQAQSDRAILAKQLGISEHQLSYITHSNSGEGLLFYGNVTIPFVDRFPRGEIYDLLTTRPEDLAHERTDE from the coding sequence TTGAGCAAAGCAAAAAAGCAGAGAAACACAAGTAAACATCGGGTGCTGTCCGCCCAGCAGACCATTCCTTATATCGCCATGCACCCGGACGGGATCTGCCAGCTCCCCGGCGGGCTTTACACAAAGACGCTGGAATATGAGGACATCAATTATGCCGTGGCGTCCACGGAGGATCAGACTGCCATTATCAGCGGGTGGAGCGCGTGCCTGAATTATTTTGACAGTTCTCTGCCGTTCCAGCTTTCCTTTGTCAACCGCCGCAGCCGCAATGCCAACCGCTACAAGGTGAATATCCCGGCGCAGGAGGATGACTTCAACAGCATCCGGGGCGAATATGTGGAAATGCTCAAAGGCCAGATCGCCAAGAGCAACAACGGTATTGAGCGGTACAAGTACATTACCTTTGGCCTGCCCGCCGAGGGCGTGGCAGAGGCGCGTCCCCGGTTGGGGCGCGTGGAGGCCGATGTCATGGGCAACCTAAAGCGGCTGGGCGTCCAGTCCCGCCCGCTGGATGGCCGGGATCGGCTGGCGGTGCTGCATGGGCAGATGCACCCCGGCGGGCGTGAGCCGTTCCGCTTTGCGTGGAAAGACATTCCCAAGGCGGGCATGGGGACAAAGGACTACATTGCCCCGGACAGCTTCGACTTCCGGCAGAGCCGGACTTTCCGTGTCGGCCAGATGTGGGGCGCAGCGTCCTATTTGCAGATCATGGCGTCGGAGCTTTCGGATAAGCTGCTGGCGGAGATTTTGGAGCTGGACGCCGAGCTGACCGTCACCATGCACATTCAGACAGTAGACCAGCTCAAGGCCATTAAGACGATCAAGGGAAAGATCTCCGACATAGGCCGTATGAAGGCGGAGGAGCAGAAAAAGGCCGTCCGTGCCGGGTACGACATGGAGATTTTGCCGCCTGACCTCATTACCTTTTCCAAGGACGCCGCCGAGCTGCTCTCCGACCTGCAAAGCCGCAACGAGCGAATGTTCCTGCTGACCTTTACGGTGGTGAACCTCGCTCCCACCCGGCAGCGGCTTGAAAACGATGTGTTCACGGTGAGCGGTATCGCCCAGAAATACAACTGCGCCCTGCGCCGTCTGGACTGGCAGCAGGAACAGGGCTTTGTGTCCTCGCTGGCTCTCGGTTACAACGGCATTGAGATCCAGCGGGGCATGACCACCAGCTCCACGGCCATTTTCATTCCCTTTATGACCCGGGAGCTTCGCATGGATGGACAGGCGCTTTACTACGGCATGAACGCCCTTTCCAACAATGTCATCATGGCTGACCGCAAAAAGCTCAAATCCGCAAACGGAATGTACCTCGGCTCTACGGGCAGCGGCAAGAGCTTTGCCGCCAAGCGGGAGCTGATCAATGTGTTCCTTACCACCAAGGACAGGATCATTGTGGTTGACCCGATGGGCGAATATGCCCCGCTGGTGCGGCGGCTGGGCGGACAGGTCATTGAGATCGCCCCGGACAGTCCCCACCATATTTCGCCTATGGATTTGCAAATGAATATCAATGACGAGGACAGTCCGCTTTCCATGAAGGCGGATTTTTTGCTGTCCCTGTGCGAGCTGATCGTGGGCGGCAAGGAGGGCTTGCAGCCCATCGAGAAAACCGTCATTGACCGCTGTGTGCGGCTGGTGTACCGGGAGATGGCGCTGGGACTGGAACCAGCGAAAACGCCGCTGCTGCAAGATCTGTATGAGGAGCTGCTGCGCCAACCCGAGCCGGAGGCACGGCGGGTGGCGACGGCGCTTGAGCTTTACTGCACCGGCTCCCTTAACCTTTTCAACCATCCCACAAATGTTGATCTCAATTCCCGTGTGGTCTGCATCGTCCTAAAGGGCTTGGGTGAAAACCTCCGCAAGATCGCCATGCACACCACCAACGAATTTGTCACGGCGGCGGTGAACGCCAACCACACCGAGGGCGTGGCGACTTGGTGCTACTTTGACGAGTTCCATATCCTGCTTCGCGATCCGCTGACCGCCAGCTACTTTGTGACCGTCTGGAAGATGCTCCGCAAAAAGGGCTGCGTCCCCTCGGCGCTGACGCAGAATGTGAAAGACCTGCTGGCCAGCCGGGAGATCGAGAACATTCTGGACAACACGGACTTCATGGTGCTGCTGTCGCAGGCGCAGAGCGACCGTGCGATCTTGGCAAAACAGCTTGGCATTTCCGAGCATCAGCTCTCCTACATCACGCACTCCAATTCCGGCGAGGGCCTGCTGTTCTATGGAAATGTCACCATCCCGTTTGTAGACCGTTTCCCCCGTGGAGAGATCTATGACCTGCTGACGACCCGCCCGGAGGATCTTGCCCATGAGCGAACAGACGAGTAA